TTTAGAAACACTAAATTTCTTTCTATTATAACAAAGGTTTTAAAGGAATTTTAACGAACTCGTTGAATTGTGTAGGAAAGAGGAGTGGTTATTATGAACGGAGAAAAATTACATGAATTAGAAGATTATATAAAAAAGAAAATGACCGAGGAGAATATCCCTGGTTTAGCAATTGGAATAACGAAGGATGGAGAGACGGTATTTCAAAAAGGTTATGGATACTGCAATTTAGAAGAAAAGCAACGTGTTACTCCCGAAACGGTTTTCGGAATCGCTTCTGTTACAAAATCGTTTACTGCATTAGCGATCCTTGACTTGGAGGAAAAAGGGTACATCTCTGTCGATGATCCAGTTGTTAAACATTTACCTGAATTTAAAATTTCAGGTGTAGAAGATATGGAGTCGGTTAGAATTCATCACTTACTTTCTCATACAAGTGGCATGCCACCAATGGAAAGAAGAGAGGATTTAGAAACATACGAAGAACATCTCACATACATAGCTGAAGCTGAATACGAACTACTAGGTAAACCGGGGGAGTATTTTAGTTATTGTAATGATCTATATCTTTTATTAGGTGCCATTATCGAACGGAAGACCGGTATCCTTTTTCGTAGATATATGACAAATAGATTTTTAGATTCTATAGGAATGAACCGTTCAACATTTAGTATTGAAGAGTTATATAAAATGACAAATGTTTCTGTTCCATATGAGTTTAATCGCACAACAAAGTCATTAGACGTTACTGATTGGCCAACATTAGGAACGTATGAAACGGGTGGCGGGATCCGTTCAAACGTTAACGACCTTTTAAAATATGGTCAAATTTATATGAATGGTGAGCATGCTTACTCGTCAAAAATGTACACACCTGTTTATAAAACGGGAAGGGATACTTACTACGGATACGGATTTTTTGTAACACCAAATTACAACGAAAAATATACCGTCGTACAGCATGGTGGAGGACAACCTGGTGTTTCATCTAATTTCGGTTTCGTTCCAGAAGAAAACGTAGTTGTAACGGTATTAACGAATGTAGGAGGAGTAAGCGCAGGAGAAATTTGGTTTACAGCTTTGAATGCAGCACTTGGTTTACCACTTGATTACAAAGTAAGTGAAGAACCGGATTATCATATGTCTATTGATGGTTTAAGAAGCTTCGAAGGTTTGTATACATCTAAAGAAGGCACAAAAATAAGTATTCAATATATTGATGACAACTTATTTGCTGTAATGGACGATGAAAGGTTTAAAGTACGTCCGAGCGGGACCGATACGCTCGTCTTACTCAAAAATGAAAAACCATTAACATTTTATTTCGATGGTCAACAAAAGCCTTGGGCATTATTTAATGGATCTAGAATATTAAGAAGAGAACACGATTAATTTTCATTGAAAACAGAGGGAGGAAGTATGATGAAAGTATTTATTTCTGCAGATATGGAAGGAGTCGCTGGTGTTGTTCATCAAGAGCATACAGCAAGAGACGGTAGAGAGCATGACCGAGCTAGAGAATTGATGACTAAGGAAGTAAATGCAGCAGTAGAAGGAGCTCTCGAAGCGGGGGCTTCAGAAATACTCGTTAATGATTCGCATGGAACGATGAGAAATATTATTCCTGAACTGCTTCATTCAGAAGCAGAATACATTATCGGATCTCCTAAAATGCTAGCGATGATGGAAGGAATCGATGAAAGCTTTGATGCAGTTATATTATTGGGGCATCATGCAAGGATGGGGCAACCAGGTATTTTAAATCATTCTTATAGTGGTAGAGTCGTACGAAACATTCGTATTAATGGAACAGACTATGGTGAAATAGGAATGAATGCTTTAATCGCAGGAAACTTTCATGTACCGACAGTACTTGTTACAGGTTGTCAACATGCAGCAAATGAAGCTAGTGAGTTGATTCCATCAATTGAAACAGCAATTGTAAAGGAAACAGTGAACAGAGTAACTGCACGCAATTTAACACCAGAAAAATCTCAAGCACGAATTAAACAAAAGGTGATATCCGCACTTGAAAAGCGAAGTGAAATTAAACCCTTTAACATTGAGGGTCCCTACAATGTTGAATTATCGTATCTTCATTCTGGATTTGCTGATACGGCGGAAGTTCTGCCAATTGTTGAAAGAATCAACGGTGATACACACCGCTTTCAATCAGATGACTACATTACTGCGTTTCGTTACATTCGCAGTCTCATCAGCTTAGCATCATCAAACTAGTTTCATAGTAAATAGATTTTTTAATGGCACTTTTTTAAAGGTTGATCCTGCGCCACTATGCTTGCTCGTCGTAGGTAAAGAGTGGTGCTTTTTTATAAATAGAAAAAAATTGAATGTGTGAGAGATAGGCGGCGACACCCCTGGTAAGCGTCCGCCGTTACCGAACCAAAGAAAAACAACAATGTTACGAAAAGAGCCTATATTAATGAACAGAGAAACGATCACCTCTGTTCTTTTTTATATATTTAATCGAATCAATTTCATAATTCCGTTTTTTACACAATGAAACGAATGATATGATAATTTTTTTCATTAAATGTACGTTTGGAAGTGAACGTAACAAAAGGCGGCGACTCCCAGAGGATCAGCGACGAGCAATACTTCTTCGAACTGCTTCGAGCTGCGACGAGTAACCGCAGGAGCACTGTTTATCTGTGACGAGTAATCGCAGGAACAACGAGCTGAAGATCCACTTAGGCGAAGAATTGTCGAGCCTAAGTTAGCTGAAGACAAGCCCTCGGGAAAGCGTCCGTCTGAAGTGGAGTTCACGCTCATCATTCGGAATTTCGCACCTTATTTTGAGTTATGAAATTGATTCAATTAAGAAGGAATTTAATCGTAATATTTAGAACTTTATATTTATAGAAGTTAATTAAAATATATGTAAAGAGGGTGTATTGATTTGCAAGGTTCAGTTTCGTCATTAAAAGCGATGTCGCTACTAATTTTATCAGCGATCATCATTTTCGGTGGAGTAATATTTATACAAGCTCCTACGACAATCGTTCTTATTTCTGCAGGGATTGTAGTGATAGCCTTATCATTATTATGGGGCATTAAGTGGGAAAAAATTGAGAATGACTTGATGGATACACTTAAAACAATGTTTCCAGCTATCTTAATTTTATTATCTGTAGGGATGTTAATAGGGGTATGGATTGCTTCTGGGACCGTTCCATTAATGGTTTATTATGGTCTCCAACTATTAAGTCCTTCTGTTTTCTTAGTGGTTGCCGCTCTTGCTTGTGCAATTATGTCCATCATGGCAGGTACTTCATGGGGAACGATTGGAACAGTCGGTGTTGCGTTAATGGGCGTTTCTATTGGCTTAGATATTCCACTTCATTACACAGCAGGTGCAGTAGTTGTCGGTGCAATCTTTGGTGATAAAATGTCACCACTTTCCGATACGACAGTTCTGGCGTCCGCAGTGTCAGACGTTAACATTGTTGATCATATTAAGTATATGCTTTGGACAACGATACCTGGATTTTTGATTTCTTTAGTTTTATTTTTCATTATCGGATTACAATTTAGAGGACAATCTGTTGCTGGAGAAGAGCTTCAGTTGATCTTAACTACACTTGAAGGGAACTTTAACTTAAATCCACTACTATTGTTACCGCCTTTTATCGTTTTGTTTTTGATTTTTAAGAAGAAACCTACGTTACCTGTATTTGCAGTCGGTATCATTTTAGGTGTTATACTAGCAATTGGTTTTCAAGGAAGAGGTTTACTCGAAATCGCAATTGCATTAAACGATGGCTTTTCTCAATCAACAGGTGTAGAAATTGTCGACGAGATGCTTTTACGTGGTGGGTTAACGAGTATGCTTGGGACAACCGCTTTATTAATAGCCGCAGCGATCTTTGGTGCACCACTTAAGAGTGCTGGAGTTATTCAAGTAATGCTAAATATGATCTTAAAGCTTGCTCAAAAAGGTAGAAGCGTTATGGTATCAACGTTTACAATTCACGGCGTGCTGTTTTCTATTACAGGAAGCTATTATGTCACGTACAGTGTCATTGGACCGATGATGACATCCGTGTATGACAAATACGGATTACACAAAAAGAATTTGTCTCGTACATTAGAGGATACGGGTACATCGTTTGCTCCCGTTATCCCTTGGAGCGTGACAGGTGCATTTATAGCAGGGACATTAGGCGTACCAACGTTAGAATATATTATCTATGCTCCAATGACTTATTTGGCACTCGTATTCGGTCTTATCTATATCCTTACGGGCTTTAAAATCGCAAAAGCTGAAAATACAACCGATATTAAATATGATAAAAATAAGGCATTGTCTTAATACGAGGTAAGAAATTATAAGCAGAAGTGTTTAAATTCCTTCTCTTGTATTAAACATAAATTTAATGAAATTTCAGCATCAATACCATCGTATTGGTGCTTTTTGCTGTAAGTGAAATGTTCAAAATTATGGAAAGAAAAGAGAACATTTTATATAGCTCCTAAAATTGGTAATAATATTGTGTGTGGAGGAAAAGTGTTACATTAAAAACTTAGGAGGAGCTTATGGTAAATAAATATATAATAATTTCTTTATTTTTAATAATGTTTATACCTAGTACATTCTTTATATTTAATTCTAGTCAATCCCCACACACAAATTCATCGACAGAAGAATATGACGTAATAGTTATAGGAGGGGAACCTGAAGGAATCACCGCAGCAGTATCTGCTGCAAGAAATGGCTCTAAGACTCTTCTTGTAGAGAAGAGGGATGGATTAGGCGGATTAATGATATTCGGAATGTTGAACTTTATTGATATGGTCTATGGGGTAAATAATGAGAATGCCATTGGCGGGATATTTCAGGAGTGGCATGAACTTGTAGGAGGAGATGACGCCTTTGCTATAAGCATAGGAAAGGATGCTTTTTCTTCTCTAATAAAGAATGAAAAAAATATAACGCTTTTATTAGAAACAGATATAAAGGGACCTATAATTGATGAAGATGGAGTTACGATTAAAGGAGTTGAGCTTGAGAATAAAGAAGGTATGAATCACGTTTATGGTAAACGGTTTATAGATGCAACACAAGACGCTGATTTTGCAGAAATGGCTGGTGCCTCTTATTTTATTGGCGCTGAAGATTTGAACGAAGAAAATCGTAAAATGGCAGTTACATTAATGATTCATTTAAAAGGGGTAGATTGGAGGGGGATAAGACGGGCTGTTGAAAGTAAAACATTTGGTGATGCGTGGATCACAGATACAGTAGCTTGGGGGTTTAATGAGCTCCACTATGAATACAAACCAAATGAAGATAATACACGTTTAAGAGGATTAAATCTTGTCAAGGTTCAAGATGAAAATGGAAATGAAGAGTTCTTTATTAATGCTCTGCAATTATTTAATGTGAATGGATTAAATAATGCTTCAGTTGAAAAAGCAATAAAGAAAGGAAAGCGTGAAACAGAGAATGTTCTACAATTTTTAAAAAAGGAATTCCCTGGATTTGAACATGCAGTTATTGCAAGTTTCCCGGAGGAGTTATATGTAAGAGAAACGCGCCACGTAAAATCTGAATATATGCTTCCAATGTCTGATGTTTGGATGAATAAGGATCACTGGGATGGAATCGCTTTTGGCGGCTATCCTGTCGATATTCAGGCTACTTCTAAAAATGACTATGGTTATGTCGTTTCTTCACCAGTTCAATACTCGATTCCATTTCGATCCACTATACCCTTAAAACTTGAGAATATCCTTGTCGTAAGCCGTGCTGCTGGTTATTCTTCTTTAAGTGCAGGAAGCGCTCGCATTATTCCTACTGGAATGGCGGTTGGTGAAGCAGGAGGTCTTGCTGCGCAAATATCTATCGAAAACGGTGTATCTTTTAGAGAAATGAGTCGTGATAAAACACTCATCAAGCAATTGAGGAACCGGTTACTAGAACAAGGTGCGAAAATTGA
The Bacillus shivajii DNA segment above includes these coding regions:
- a CDS encoding serine hydrolase domain-containing protein produces the protein MNGEKLHELEDYIKKKMTEENIPGLAIGITKDGETVFQKGYGYCNLEEKQRVTPETVFGIASVTKSFTALAILDLEEKGYISVDDPVVKHLPEFKISGVEDMESVRIHHLLSHTSGMPPMERREDLETYEEHLTYIAEAEYELLGKPGEYFSYCNDLYLLLGAIIERKTGILFRRYMTNRFLDSIGMNRSTFSIEELYKMTNVSVPYEFNRTTKSLDVTDWPTLGTYETGGGIRSNVNDLLKYGQIYMNGEHAYSSKMYTPVYKTGRDTYYGYGFFVTPNYNEKYTVVQHGGGQPGVSSNFGFVPEENVVVTVLTNVGGVSAGEIWFTALNAALGLPLDYKVSEEPDYHMSIDGLRSFEGLYTSKEGTKISIQYIDDNLFAVMDDERFKVRPSGTDTLVLLKNEKPLTFYFDGQQKPWALFNGSRILRREHD
- a CDS encoding M55 family metallopeptidase is translated as MMKVFISADMEGVAGVVHQEHTARDGREHDRARELMTKEVNAAVEGALEAGASEILVNDSHGTMRNIIPELLHSEAEYIIGSPKMLAMMEGIDESFDAVILLGHHARMGQPGILNHSYSGRVVRNIRINGTDYGEIGMNALIAGNFHVPTVLVTGCQHAANEASELIPSIETAIVKETVNRVTARNLTPEKSQARIKQKVISALEKRSEIKPFNIEGPYNVELSYLHSGFADTAEVLPIVERINGDTHRFQSDDYITAFRYIRSLISLASSN
- the nhaC gene encoding Na+/H+ antiporter NhaC — its product is MQGSVSSLKAMSLLILSAIIIFGGVIFIQAPTTIVLISAGIVVIALSLLWGIKWEKIENDLMDTLKTMFPAILILLSVGMLIGVWIASGTVPLMVYYGLQLLSPSVFLVVAALACAIMSIMAGTSWGTIGTVGVALMGVSIGLDIPLHYTAGAVVVGAIFGDKMSPLSDTTVLASAVSDVNIVDHIKYMLWTTIPGFLISLVLFFIIGLQFRGQSVAGEELQLILTTLEGNFNLNPLLLLPPFIVLFLIFKKKPTLPVFAVGIILGVILAIGFQGRGLLEIAIALNDGFSQSTGVEIVDEMLLRGGLTSMLGTTALLIAAAIFGAPLKSAGVIQVMLNMILKLAQKGRSVMVSTFTIHGVLFSITGSYYVTYSVIGPMMTSVYDKYGLHKKNLSRTLEDTGTSFAPVIPWSVTGAFIAGTLGVPTLEYIIYAPMTYLALVFGLIYILTGFKIAKAENTTDIKYDKNKALS